The following proteins are encoded in a genomic region of Spirosoma sp. SC4-14:
- a CDS encoding RHS repeat-associated core domain-containing protein has protein sequence MNHYYRCVIVLCYSLLAYSAWAQSSTFIISRQYKKPSSTGNFNETSANSAQAASQVTYFDGLGKPTLRIMAFEAASKGDVLALTEYDNLNRPTRTFLPAPYTTNGAASQSATDVKAKAKAYYANGNNVSTPINGGTSDETFATQTTYEHSPLNRIASLKAPGASNSANRTYGVNTQNEVKRFLVTGNSLTNITTQPTNYPANTLQFTRTTDENGAETTEFTDRYGRIVLKRVKASGDGSTLLDTYYVYDNLGQLRAVLQPMFTRTDQNGNPQNDLNKHAFLYAYDDHGRLTDKKVPGANATHMTYKGDTDLLETATDGNSTVFYYKYDNLNRQTEMGVKPGGTETPLLYTYYDNYTFTPFQGYTNELGLTGEQFAANPNQQRLGLQTGSKARVLKPDGTYGDWLQTVIYYDDKYRVVQTLRQLYGLGSSAYERVSYKLAFDGKPELEWTTQATSSSAYRLIKTFSYDHANRLTKTDHALYQQALNENYTLKKSYTHVENLYNEVGQLAAKSLHGGRHIRSYKYTPRGWLGDHQTTSGQPFSLKLTYQENGNIASQSWTTKGYSGGMNLTYDPANRLTNATGTGNFSGYNESPIQYDANGNILSLTRSYANTTIDQLSYQYNGNRLTRVDDASTNESQPVKGFINGANTNDELAYDANGNLTKDLNRSLSSVSYNVLNLPRSLTRNNLTVLYTYDASGTKLKSEAPDNLNTFYAGGFEYRADNALLRIGLQEGQLVNEAGVYSVQYYLKDHLGNVRAVMDENGTIIQETEYYAFGLPIQHTGSDKNKYLYNGKEKQPQTEWLDYGFRMYDPTIGRWNCVDAASEKSLSISPYAYVVNNPINHIDILGLDSMKVNKDGTYSPLKDLPSVTVTQYSNLQANYPGSWLLFSKYNNEQYNPYIYTAQENRKYSIATVTTLATISVAPAARIVVPWVLRNTFSFDRAAATRKLVVSLSSQVVTGWLKGNGLMESMKSIDFADTFADLTMTPLAGAVFTSQVDLTVNNQVIGNINPAAGSDVFYGTFSNYWENELQNLMGRYSVGGQLLLNKGLFNTTNELNKNELDKSFSQK, from the coding sequence ATGAATCACTACTACCGTTGCGTCATCGTCCTATGCTATAGCCTCCTGGCTTACAGTGCCTGGGCTCAGTCCAGTACATTCATCATCAGCCGACAGTACAAAAAACCTAGCTCCACAGGCAACTTCAACGAAACATCGGCCAACTCGGCTCAGGCTGCCAGCCAGGTCACCTATTTCGATGGGCTCGGTAAACCCACCCTCAGGATCATGGCCTTCGAGGCTGCCTCTAAAGGTGATGTGCTCGCTCTCACCGAATACGACAACCTTAACCGGCCCACCAGAACCTTCCTGCCTGCCCCCTATACCACAAACGGGGCCGCCAGCCAGTCGGCGACCGATGTCAAAGCTAAAGCCAAAGCCTACTACGCCAATGGCAATAACGTCTCGACACCCATCAACGGCGGAACGTCCGACGAAACATTTGCCACGCAAACTACCTACGAACACTCTCCCCTCAACCGGATCGCTTCGCTGAAAGCCCCTGGGGCCAGCAACTCCGCTAACCGAACCTATGGGGTCAATACCCAAAACGAAGTCAAACGATTTCTGGTTACCGGTAACAGCCTCACCAACATCACCACTCAACCGACTAACTACCCCGCCAATACTCTCCAGTTCACCCGCACTACCGACGAAAACGGTGCCGAAACGACCGAGTTTACTGACCGTTATGGCCGAATCGTTCTCAAACGGGTCAAAGCATCGGGCGATGGCAGCACCCTGCTCGATACCTACTATGTCTACGACAATCTGGGGCAACTCCGCGCCGTGCTCCAACCCATGTTTACCCGTACCGACCAGAACGGTAATCCCCAGAACGATCTTAACAAACATGCCTTTCTCTACGCCTACGACGACCACGGGCGGCTCACCGACAAAAAAGTGCCCGGTGCCAATGCCACTCACATGACCTACAAAGGCGATACCGATCTGCTGGAAACCGCCACCGACGGCAACAGCACTGTCTTCTACTACAAATACGACAACCTCAACCGGCAAACCGAAATGGGGGTCAAACCCGGCGGTACCGAAACCCCACTGCTCTACACCTACTACGACAACTATACCTTTACCCCTTTTCAGGGCTATACCAACGAGCTGGGGCTGACCGGCGAGCAGTTTGCCGCCAACCCAAACCAACAACGGCTGGGCCTGCAAACCGGCTCCAAAGCCCGTGTCCTCAAACCCGATGGCACCTATGGCGACTGGCTGCAAACGGTCATCTACTACGACGACAAATACCGCGTAGTGCAAACCCTGCGCCAGTTGTATGGACTGGGCAGCAGTGCCTACGAACGGGTCAGCTATAAACTGGCCTTCGATGGTAAACCCGAACTGGAATGGACCACCCAGGCCACCAGTAGCAGCGCCTACCGACTGATCAAAACCTTCAGCTACGACCATGCTAACCGGCTCACCAAAACCGACCATGCGCTCTACCAGCAGGCACTCAATGAGAACTATACTCTCAAAAAGAGCTATACCCATGTCGAAAACCTCTACAACGAAGTGGGCCAACTGGCGGCCAAATCACTGCACGGCGGTCGCCACATCCGTAGCTACAAATACACGCCACGCGGCTGGCTGGGCGACCACCAGACCACCAGCGGGCAACCCTTCTCGCTGAAGCTGACCTATCAGGAAAACGGCAACATCGCCAGCCAGTCGTGGACGACCAAAGGCTACAGCGGTGGCATGAACCTGACCTACGACCCGGCCAACCGGCTAACCAATGCCACCGGAACGGGTAACTTTAGTGGCTACAACGAATCGCCGATTCAGTACGATGCCAATGGCAACATTCTCTCGCTGACCCGCAGCTATGCCAACACCACCATCGACCAGTTGAGCTACCAGTACAACGGTAACCGACTCACCCGCGTCGATGATGCCAGCACGAACGAAAGCCAGCCCGTGAAGGGGTTCATCAACGGGGCCAATACCAACGATGAGCTGGCCTACGATGCCAATGGCAACCTGACCAAAGACCTCAACCGAAGCCTGAGCAGCGTTTCCTACAACGTGCTCAACCTGCCCCGGAGCCTGACGCGCAACAACCTCACGGTGCTCTACACCTACGATGCCAGTGGCACCAAGCTCAAAAGCGAAGCTCCCGACAACCTCAACACCTTCTATGCGGGTGGCTTCGAGTACCGGGCCGACAACGCCCTGCTGCGCATCGGCCTGCAAGAAGGCCAACTGGTCAACGAGGCCGGGGTCTACAGCGTACAGTACTATCTGAAAGACCATCTGGGCAACGTGCGGGCGGTGATGGACGAAAACGGCACCATCATTCAGGAGACCGAGTACTATGCCTTTGGTTTGCCCATCCAGCACACCGGCAGCGATAAAAACAAGTATCTTTATAACGGCAAGGAGAAGCAGCCTCAGACGGAGTGGCTCGATTATGGGTTTAGGATGTATGATCCAACTATTGGCCGGTGGAATTGTGTTGATGCTGCTTCTGAAAAATCTTTAAGCATATCACCCTATGCTTATGTAGTGAATAATCCAATAAATCACATAGATATATTAGGATTAGACAGTATGAAAGTAAATAAAGACGGCACATATTCTCCTTTAAAAGATTTACCATCAGTCACGGTTACCCAGTACAGTAACCTTCAAGCTAATTATCCTGGGAGTTGGCTTTTATTCTCAAAGTATAACAATGAACAATACAACCCTTATATATATACTGCACAGGAAAATAGAAAGTATAGTATAGCTACTGTTACTACTTTGGCAACTATATCAGTTGCACCAGCAGCTCGAATCGTAGTACCATGGGTTTTACGAAATACTTTCTCTTTTGATCGAGCGGCAGCAACACGTAAGCTCGTTGTAAGTCTATCATCCCAAGTTGTCACAGGATGGTTAAAAGGTAATGGTTTAATGGAATCAATGAAATCGATAGATTTTGCTGATACATTTGCAGACTTAACAATGACTCCTCTTGCTGGTGCAGTATTCACCTCACAGGTTGACTTAACTGTCAATAACCAGGTCATAGGTAATATAAATCCAGCAGCCGGTTCTGATGTATTTTATGGCACATTTTCGAATTATTGGGAAAATGAATTGCAAAATCTAATGGGGCGTTATAGTGTAGGGGGGCAGTTATTACTAAATAAAGGCTTATTTAACACCACCAATGAGTTGAATAAAAACGAGTTAGATAAGTCTTTTTCTCAGAAATAG
- a CDS encoding RHS repeat-associated core domain-containing protein: MDENGTIIQETEYYAFGLPIQRTGSDKNKYLYNGKEKQPQTEWLDYGARMYDPTIGRWMVVDPLTYKMPGWSPYSMNFDNPIRFIDPNGASPKDIIVLNNPKGATGIAGLAAGHSAVLIGNDKTGWTFISKDGRRDKEWTWNSNPIIGGPSARTRLPFGTKAEFDRTNLSAEYSEQIRFSTDTETDARAVKAASDEALKDYNVINCNCADVVSKALDAAGIDPGYTKTGPTESKVGPTKSTPSGNLPAIPNYRYKNILYNNIDKIAPDVPKTLNANANRKNIDSKKINDLNPEIEQEDIRHN, from the coding sequence ATGGACGAAAACGGCACCATCATTCAGGAGACCGAGTACTATGCCTTTGGTTTACCCATCCAGCGCACCGGCAGCGATAAAAACAAGTATCTTTACAACGGCAAGGAGAAACAGCCCCAGACGGAGTGGCTCGATTACGGGGCCAGGATGTATGATCCAACTATTGGGAGATGGATGGTGGTGGATCCGTTGACATACAAAATGCCAGGCTGGTCACCGTATTCAATGAACTTTGATAACCCAATACGATTTATTGATCCGAATGGAGCTTCTCCAAAAGATATAATTGTTTTAAACAATCCTAAGGGGGCAACAGGGATTGCTGGCCTTGCAGCAGGGCATAGTGCTGTTTTAATAGGGAATGATAAAACAGGATGGACATTTATATCAAAAGATGGAAGACGAGATAAAGAATGGACTTGGAACTCAAATCCTATTATTGGAGGCCCTTCAGCTCGAACAAGATTACCTTTCGGTACTAAAGCAGAATTCGACAGAACAAATTTGTCCGCCGAATACTCAGAACAGATCAGATTCTCAACTGATACTGAAACTGATGCAAGGGCTGTTAAAGCCGCAAGTGATGAAGCTTTAAAAGATTATAATGTTATCAACTGCAATTGTGCAGATGTTGTTTCAAAGGCATTGGATGCTGCCGGCATAGACCCTGGATACACAAAAACGGGACCTACCGAATCTAAGGTTGGCCCCACTAAATCTACTCCTTCTGGAAACTTACCTGCTATACCTAACTACCGATATAAAAATATATTGTATAACAATATAGACAAAATTGCTCCAGATGTACCAAAAACATTAAACGCGAATGCAAATAGAAAAAATATTGATTCGAAAAAAATAAACGATTTAAACCCTGAAATCGAACAAGAAGACATAAGACACAATTAG